One window from the genome of Drosophila albomicans strain 15112-1751.03 chromosome 2L, ASM965048v2, whole genome shotgun sequence encodes:
- the LOC117563316 gene encoding neuroligin-1, with amino-acid sequence MRIRMKLSMRGEGGGGTNSSSNSYSSIKETKLIQSRFLSIYCYILVAALMNYIRAICATMMTTSYKHNHNHNHNQSESHNQTRNHTQRSRSSSSASYLASLQLRPGICIIRLITLKRFLNILAMPTHNQPQQQQQQQQLVEQQRLKLEQSASGQRYLWHSLGATASTSTSSSVSSSTVSGSCRGATWLLLLLLLSSLWPDCECLHGAKLSNSTVKTKYGLLRGIVVRTTPLVEAFLGIPYASPPVGSLRFMPPITPSTWKTARNADRFSPVCPQNVPIPPNGPEALLEVPRARLAQLRRLLPLLKNQSEDCLYLNIYVPYQLQRQRRENGQDNESASSTSSSSSSSGSINADNMLSTVVFIHGESYDWNSGNPYDGSELAGHGNVIVVTINFRLGIFGFLKTGGKESAQGNFGLMDLVAGLHWLKENLPAFGGNPQSITLLGYGTGAVLANILAVSPVASDLMQRTVLISGTALSPWAIQKNPLFVKRRVAEQTGCHGDMLYDDLAPCLRTKSVAELLAVKIDHPRFLVGFAPFVDGTVISPNTEAMSSTALPLGSAIVSTSGIEYANFPKRDLIFCLTSVESYLDLSAQDLEFGFNETRRDRILRTFVRNNFHYHLNEIFAVLKNEYTDWEKAIRNPLSSRDATLQFLSDGHTASPLIKLGYMHSLRGGRTYFMHFKHRTAEEEYPQRTGSVRGEDVPFWLGLPLSPLFPHNYTTQERQIGRLMLRYLSNFAKTGNPNQSTAMAALPTRESQHVQRKRSLSGEALNLAVIYNQRRSNAMHEKRSYFRRRLRSNDGNNNEPGNSEQDLSNYDGDELPFWDAYDVVNQLYIELGNKANIQSHYRGHKLSMWLNLIPQLHRHFNINDQSMRHHQFQDDLNNRDLYEGVVRPQLQTKPADDDNILIIQTTRTTTPAPTTKQEQLNATAAAGATTTECGIDGAMSVSELTTTQAPKDNRSHTHQETHKDLATASTGIIGNLELLRRLSGKQFQSYTTALIATVAVGCFLLILNVLIFAGIYHQREKRARDAKTKEELQEGETSKNSSILKLNQAGPSGDVSDAYTLSGAVVDSKGGMGMVFGEYSCYDEKTKQLKEEQLLVELPPPPPQTTLMIDSWEPCSTSTLDLLKTRPPPAAAAVQSIEMVSYNATLPTLLENTAGHSAPGSKRGSFVVDNSCAQLQFDYAVQSSDQMSFKAIEEAVKAAASGDSEIMRDDDIPEPPPPPRSFLAAQQQQQQQQQMGILRQAGQTSSSGASGSGKKRVHIQEISV; translated from the exons ATGAGGATTAGAATGAAGTTGAGCAtgagaggagaaggaggaggaggaacaaacagcagcagcaacagctacagcagcatAAAAGAAACTAAGCTAATTCAATCGCGTTTTCTAAGTATTTATTGTTACATTCTTGTCGCTGCCTTGATGAACTACATTCGCGCAATTTGTGCCACCATGATGACGACAAGCTACAagcacaaccacaaccacaaccacaaccaaaGCGAAAGCCACAACCAAACCCGCAATCATACCCAAAggagtcgcagcagcagctctgcATCGTACTTAGCCAGCCTGCAACTTCGCCCAGGAATTTGCATTATAAGACTGATAACATTAAAGAGATTTCTAAACATTTTGGCCATGCCAACACACAatcaaccacagcagcagcagcagcaacagcagctggtgGAACAACAACGACTGAAGCTGGAGCAATCAGCGTCTGGGCAGCGCTATTTATGGCACTCGCTGGGCGCCAccgcctccacctccacctcctcaTCGGTGTCGTCCTCCACAGTATCTGGCTCGTGTCGTGGCGCCacgtggctgctgctgctgctgttgctatccTCGCTATGGCCGGACTGCGAGTGCCTCCATGGCGCCAAATTGAGCAACAGCACCGTCAAGACCAAGTATGGCTTGCTGCGCGGCATTGTGGTCCGCACCACGCCCCTGGTCGAGGCATTCCTTGGCATACCATATGCATCGCCGCCCGTGGGCAGTCTCAG ATTTATGCCACCCATAACGCCATCGACGTGGAAAACGGCCCGCAATGCGGATCGATTCTCGCCCGTTTGCCCACAGAATGTGCCCATACCGCCCAATGGACCCGAGGCTCTCCTCGAGGTGCCCCGCGCCCGTCTCGCCCAGCTGCGACGACTGCTACCGCTGCTGAAGAACCAATCGGAAGACTGCTTATATCTAAATATCTATGTGCCCTACCAGCTGCAGCGCCAAAGAC GGGAAAATGGCCAGGACAACGAGAGCGCCAGTTCAACTTCgagttccagttccagctcGGGCAGCATCAATGCAGACAACATGCTCTCCACAGTGGTCTTTATACATGGTGAATCGTACGACTGGAACTCGGGCAATCCATATGATGGCTCCGAACTTGCCGGTCATGGCAATGTCATCGTTGTGACAATCAATTTCCGTTTGGGCATCTTTGGCTTCCTCAAGACCGGCGGCAAGGAGAGCGCCCAGGGCAACTTTGGTCTCATGGATCTCGTTGCCGGCCTTCACTGGCTCAAGGAGAATCTGCCTGCCTTCGGTGGCAACCCTCAGAGCATCACCTTACTGGGTTATGGCACTGGCGCTGTGTTGGCCAACATTCTAGCCGTGTCGCCTGTTGCTAGTG ATCTCATGCAGCGCACTGTGCTCATCAGCGGCACAGCTCTTTCGCCTTGGGCTATACAGAAGAATCCGCTGTTTGTTAAGCGACGCGTTGCAGAGCAAACTGGCTGCCATGGTGACATGCTATACGATGATCTGGCGCCTTGTCTGCGCACCAAAAGCGTCGCTGAACTCCTGGCCGTTAAGATCGATCATCCACG CTTCCTAGTTGGCTTTGCGCCCTTTGTAGACGGCACTGTGATATCGCCCAACACCGAGGCCATGTCCAGCACTGCGTTGCCTCTGGGTTCAGCTATAGTTAG CACTTCAGGAATTGAATATGCCAACTTTCCTAAACGTGATCTCATCTTCTGTCTAACATCTGTAGAGTCCTATTTGGACTTAAGTGCTCAGGATCTGGAGTTTGGCTTCAATGAGACGCGAAGGGATCGCATACTGCGCACTTTTGTGCGCAACAATTTCCACTATCATCTGAACGAAATATTCGCAGTACTTAAG AATGAATACACGGACTGGGAGAAGGCCATCAGAAATCCGCTAAGCTCGCGCGATGCAACGTTGCAATTCCTGAGCGATGGGCACACGGCTTCGCCGTTAATCAAATTGGGTTATATGCACAGTTTACGCGGCGGTCGAACATATTTCATGCACTTTAAGCATCGCACTGCCGAGGAGGAATATCCACAG CGCACGGGTTCGGTGCGCGGTGAGGATGTGCCCTTCTGGCTGGGATTGCCGCTATCGCCGCTCTTTCCGCACAACTATACGACGCAGGAGCGACAAATCGGACGTCTCATGCTGCGCTATCTGTCCAACTTTGCCAAGACGGG CAATCCGAATCAATCCACGGCAATGGCAGCGTTGCCCACCAGGGAGTCACAGCATGTGCAGCGCAAGCGTTCACTCTCCGGCGAGGCCTTGAACCTGGCCGTCATCTACAATCAGCGTCGCAGCAATGCGATGCACGAGAAGCGTTCGTATTTCCGGCGACGATTGCGCAGCAacgatggcaacaacaacgagccgGGCAACAGCGAGCAGGATTTGAGCAACTATGATGGCGACGAGCTGCCCTTCTGGGATGCCTACGATGTGGTCAATCAGCTGTATATTGAGTTGG GTAATAAGGCCAACATTCAGAGCCATTATCGTGGCCATAAACTGTCCATGTGGTTGAATCTTATACCGCAGCTGCATCGACATTTCAACATCAATGATCAGTCTATGCGACATCATCAGTTTCAGGATGATCTCAACAATCGCGATCTCTATGAAg GCGTTGTGCGTCCGCAGCTGCAAACGAAGCCcgctgatgatgataatatACTGATCATACAGACCACAAGAACCACAACTCCAGCGCCCACCACAAAGCAGGAGCAGCTCAATGCCACCGCAGCTGCAGGCGCCACCACAACAG AATGCGGCATCGATGGCGCCATGTCCGTCTCGGAGCTAACCACCACACAAGCGCCCAAAGACAATCGCAGTCACACACATCAGGAGACGCACAAAGATCTGGCCACGGCATCCACCGGCATCATTGGCAATCTGGAGCTACTGCGTCGCCTCAGTGGCAAACAGTTTCAGAGCTACACCACCGCTCTGATAGCCACCGTCGCCGTGGGTTGCTTTTTGCTCATACTCAATGTGCTCATCTTTGCGGGCATCTATCATCAGCGCGAGAAGCGAGCTCGCGATGCCAAGACCAAAGAGGAGCTGCAGGAGGGCGAGACCAGCAAGAATTCCAGCATACTGAAGCTGAATCAAGCTGGACCCAGCGGTGATGTCAGTGATGCGTATACGTTGAGTGGCGCCGTCGTGGACAGTAAGGGCGGCATGGGCATGGTCTTCGGCGAGTACAGCTGCTACGATGAGAAGACCAAACAACTGAAGGAGGAGCAGCTGCTGGTTGAATTGCCGCCACCTCCGCCGCAAACCACGCTCATGATAGACAGCTGGGAGCCGTGTTCCACCAGCACGCTGGATCTGCTCAAGACACGACCGCCgccggcagcagctgccgtgCAATCCATTGAGATGGTCAGCTACAATGCCACGTTGCCAACGTTGTTAGAGAACACTGCTGGGCACTCGGCGCCGGGCAGCAAACGAGGTTCGTTTGTCGTGGACAACAGTTGTGCCCAGCTGCAGTTCGATTATGCGGTGCAATCATCGGATCAGATGTCCTTCAAGGCCATCGAGGAGGCTGTGAAGGCAGCGGCCAGCGGTGACTCTGAAATCATGCGTGACGATGACATTCCCGAGCCTCCGCCGCCGCCACGCTCCTTTCTAgctgcccagcagcagcaacaacaacaacagcagatgGGCATCTTGCGGCAGGCGGGGCAAACGAGTTCCAGTGGCGCCTCGGGCAGCGGCAAGAAACGTGTACATATTCAGGAGATCTCTGTCTAA
- the LOC117563320 gene encoding peroxiredoxin-1-like, translating into MLYQYYSTAITKLSTQNRWQLCKTTALFVLLLAHVLIGSGYLQMRVLAQEEEEQAAEKTAAEKSPVTAQLSLVTRRAPHFEGTAVVNKQLVTLSLSQFAGKYVVLLFYALDFSSVCPTEVTEYSERQDEFRKLNAIVIACSVDSPYSHMTWLDMPRKASGLGHIKIPLLSDLTHKISQDYGIYVPEFGHSLRAQFIIDGKGIVRQATINDLFVSRSVDETLRLIKACRYADITGTPCPSHCGKTVSGKSRKYAATSKVPF; encoded by the coding sequence ATGCTCTATCAATATTACTCGACAGCCATCACAAAATTGAGCACCCAAAATCGCTGGCAGCTGTGCAAGACAACAGCTCtatttgtgttgcttttggcCCATGTGCTTATCGGCAGCGGTTACCTGCAGATGCGTGTGCTCGctcaggaggaggaggagcaagCAGCAGAGAAAACAGCAGCGGAAAAGTCACCAGTGACGGCACAATTATCGTTGGTGACACGACGTGCTCCGCATTTTGAGGGAACCGCTGTGGTCAACAAGCAGTTGGTGACGTTGTCGCTCTCGCAATTTGCGGGCAAATATGTGGTGCTGCTTTTCTATGCTCTCGACTTCTCCTCGGTGTGTCCGACCGAGGTGACCGAGTACTCGGAACGTCAGGACGAGTTTCGCAAACTTAATGCCATTGTGATCGCCTGCAGCGTGGATTCGCCGTATTCGCACATGACCTGGCTGGATATGCCACGTAAGGCGAGTGGATTGGGCCACATTAAGATCCCATTACTATCGGATCTAACGCACAAGATCAGCCAAGACTATGGCATCTATGTGCCCGAATTCGGGCACAGTTTACGCGCCCAATTCATAATCGATGGCAAGGGAATTGTTCGCCAGGCAACCATCAATGATTTGTTCGTTTCACGCTCCGTGGACGAGACACTTCGTCTGATCAAAGCCTGTCGCTATGCTGATATCACTGGCACTCCGTGTCCAAGCCATTGTGGTAAAACAGTCAGCGGAAAGTCGCGTAAATATGCCGCAACCAGCAAAgttccattttaa
- the LOC117563319 gene encoding DNA-directed RNA polymerase I subunit RPA43: MSKILQKYIKFSTKELEQYAANPDSCVLCVKTDLHLSMGPYGMSNFKHALHELLIRTKVGIYDANLNGIVLGIKNIKVLGQTAGMRADDPTLHLVINADFYVLRPKAGAVLHGVVRHISKHQISAIIYRVFNTTIRFTNKKQSRDGIVMDQEIKFRIKDFNIGNVMPYIEGELLLDESEAQSKTIKFEDDAEVAEQETPVANGNDNGAHVELDALVELIKVEPNLTPEPSPKKKKSEKRKKTLEEEVNKVVPQVKKSKKIKMEPV; encoded by the exons ATGTCCAAAATATTacagaaatatataaagttcTCCACCAAGGAGCTAGAACAGTATGCCGCCAATCCAGACTCGTGTGTGCTGTGCGTTAAAACAGATCTGCATCTGTCTATGGGCCCCTATGGGATGTCCAACTTCAAGCATGCTTTGCACGAGCTTCTCATTCGCACTAAGGTGGGGATCTATGATGCCAACTTAAATGGCATTGTGCTTGGCATTAAGAACATAAAGGTGCTCGGCCAGACCGCGGGAATGCGTGCCGATGATCCGACGTTACACTTGGTAATTAATGCTGATTTCTATGTGCTACGGCCTAAAGCGGGCGCAGTGCTTCATGGCGTTGTGCGACATATATCGAAGCATCAGATAAGCGCCATTATTTACAGAGTCTTCAATACAACCATTCGGTTTACGAATAAGAAACAAAGCCGCGACGGCATTGTTATGGATCAGGAAATCAAGTTTCGCATCAAGGACTTCAATATTGGTAATGTGATGCCATACATAGAAGGTGAACTTTTGCTGGACGAGAGCGAGGCGCAA AGCAAAACAATCAAATTCGAGGATGATGCTGAGGTGGCGGAGCAAGAAACACCTGTTGCAAATGGCAACGACAATGGAGCGCATGTGGAGCTCGATGCTTTGGTTGAGCTGATCAAAGTAGAACCCAATTTAACGCCAGAGCCCTCACCCAAAAAGAAGAAGTCGGAGAAGCGCAAGAAAACGCTGGAAGAAGAGGTCAACAAAGTTGTGCCACAAGtgaaaaaatccaaaaaaataaaaatggaaccTGTATAG
- the LOC117565280 gene encoding wee1-like protein kinase, giving the protein MSMAFRLSKHETSVISAEDTSLEHLDSSVEMHSRSPSPAPLVFNPRKLRFADDDFDKDHPQESPQNIKKRSQSTATAHRDVDMSPPCQKVRALRLFNTPATPKTILQKSTSNCNHLSAVAAAANAAAAARNELSKIPDRPRSLPLHNHRTLQPQDTANVNPFTPDSLMAHNKKRCRTQFGRENLNVNTVQRFLLGEPNDEDATSQVAGNGGFGIEAVREINQQAPKRLALHDTNISRFKREFMQVSVIGVGEFGVVFQCVNRLDGCIYAIKKSKKPVAGSSFEKRALNEVWAHAVLGKHDNVVRYYSAWAEDDHMLIQNEFCDGGSLQARIQDHSLGESELKILLMHVIEGLRYIHSNDLVHMDIKPENIFSTMNPTAHKLGNSWETTYLNAVRDDDGMDSVYEELRSSENLVTYKIGDLGHVTSVNEPFVEEGDCRYLPKEILQEDYNNLFKADIFSLGITLYEVAGGGPLPKNGPEWHKLRHGEVPVIPTLSKDFNELIAQMMHPEPNERPSSMSIYSHPILSAVDSKSKLQLGLELTVEKRKNEILMNKLREAKKQIKLLEQRVSVLATANTPDPLDGQRCLRSFTRRMRTPFGSHGKFPNLADRNKNVITNV; this is encoded by the exons ATGTCAATGGCATTTCGCTTGTCCAAGCACGAAACGAGCGTCATCAGTGCAGAAGACACATCGCTAGAACATCTCGATTCAAGTGTTGAAATGCATTCGCGGTCACCATCGCCAGCACCGCTGGTGTTCAATCCACGCAAGCTGCGCTTTGCCGACGATGATTTTGACAAGGATCATCCGCAGGAGAGTCCGCAAAATATTAAGAAGCGATCACAGAGTACTGCCACCGCGCATAGAGATGTGGATATGTCGCCACCATGTCAAAAAGTTCGTGCCCTGCGTCTGTTCAATACGCCGGCAACACCAAAAACCATTCTACAGAAATCTACAAGCAACTGCAATCATTTGTCGGCCGTGGCAGCGGCTgcaaatgctgcagcagcagctcgcaATGAGCTCTCCAAGATTCCAGATCGTCCGCGTTCATTGCCTCTGCACAACCATCGCACGTTGCAGCCACAAGACACCGCTAATGTGAATCCCTTTACTCCAGACA GTCTTATGGCACACAACAAGAAACGCTGCCGCACTCAATTTGGGCGTGAGAATCTCAATGTCAATACCGTGCAACGTTTTCTACTCGGGGAGCCCAACGACGAGGATGCCACGTCTCAGGTGGCGGGCAACGGCGGCTTTGGCATCGAGGCGGTTCGAGAAATCAACCAGCAGGCACCGAAAAGATTGGCACTACACGACACAAACATCAGTCGCTTCAAGCGCGAGTTCATGCAAGTAAGCGTCATTGGTGTAGGTGAATTTGGTGTAGTGTTTCAGTGCGTCAATAGGCTGGATGGTTGCATCTATGCTAtcaagaaaagcaaaaagcctGTGGCAGGCAGTTCCTTTGA AAAACGAGCACTGAATGAGGTTTGGGCCCATGCCGTGCTTGGCAAGCATGACAATGTGGTGCGGTACTATTCAGCCTGGGCGGAAGACGATCATATGCTCATACAGAATGAATTCTGTGATGGTGGCAGCTTGCAGGCACGCATCCAGGATCACAGTCTGGGTGAATCGGAGCTGAAAATCCTGTTAATGCATGTAATCGAAGGTCTGCGCTACATACACTCCAATGACCTGGTGCATATGGACATCAAGCCCGAGAATATCTTCTCTACCATGAACCCGACGGCACACAAACTAGGCAACAGTTGGGAAACGACATATTTAAATGCTGTTCGAGATGATGATGGTATGGATAGCGTCTATGAGGAACTGCGCAGTTCTGAGAATCTTGTAACGTATAAAATTGGTGATTTGGGTCATGTGACATCCGTGAATGAGCCTTTTGTGGAGGAGGGCGACTGCCGCTATTTGCCTAAGGAAATATTGCAGGAGGACTATAATAATCTGTTCAAAGCCGACATTTTCTCACTGGGCATCACGCTCTATGAGGTTGCTGGCGGCGGACCGTTGCCAAAAAATGGGCCCGAATGGCACAAGTTGCGTCATGGCGAAGTGCCTGTGATTCCCACTCTAAGCAAGGATTTTAATGAGCTGATTGCGCAAATGATGCATCCCGAACCCAATGAAAGGCCCAGCTCTATGTCCATCTACAGTCATCC CATTTTGAGCGCTGTCGATTCAAAGAGCAAACTGCAGCTTGGCCTGGAGTTGACAGTGGAGAAGCGCAAGAACGAGATACTGATGAATAAATTGCGTGAAGCAAAGAAACAGATAAAGCTGCTCGAACAGCGAG tcTCTGTGCTGGCAACAGCAAATACGCCAGATCCACTTGATGGTCAGCGGTGCCTGAGATCATTTACCAGACGCATGCGCACGCCGTTTGGATCGCATGGCAAATTTCCAAATCTCGCGGATCGCAACAAGAATGTCATTACCAATGTTTAA
- the LOC117564268 gene encoding probable splicing factor, arginine/serine-rich 6, which yields MSRHPSDRKVYVGDLGNNARKNDLEYVFGAYGSLRSVWIARNPPGFAFVEFESARDAADAVRGLDGRTLCGRRARVELSTGKYARSGGGGGGGGGGGGGGGGGGFGGGGRGDRGGGRSDDKCYECGMRGHFARHCRERKARQRRRSNSMSRSRSTSRRRRTRSKSGTRSRSRSPGSVGGGRRSGRSRENGGRDENGSVSRYSDQEQRNGSGLVDSPPPVKRRYDDEDDDRDRGSRSSPSPPPRGRGSPPMRRRGDSSVSRSMSRD from the exons atgtcGCGGCATCCTAGCGACCGGAAAGTGTATGTTGGCGATTTGGGCAACAATGCGCGGAAGAACGATTTAGAATATGTGTTTGGTGCTTATGGCAGTCTACGTAGTGTTTGGATTGCACGCAATCCACCAGGTTTCGCCTTTGTGGAGTTTGAGAGCGCCAGAGATGCAGCTGATGCTGTGCGCGGCTTGGACGGCCGAACGTTGTGTGGGCGCCGTGCTCGTGTAGAGTTGTCCACAGGAAAATACGCTAGATCTGGTGGTGGTggaggcggcggtggtggaggaggaggtggcgGCGGAGGTGGTGGTTTTGGTGGAGGAGGACGTGGTGACCGTGGCGGTGGACGCAGTGATGATAAATGCTATGAATGTGGCATGCGTGGTCATTTTGCGCGCCACTGTCGCGAGCGGAAGGCAAGACAACGACGCAG AAGCAACTCAATGAGCAGATCACGCAGTACATCGAGGCGTCGTCGCACTCGCTCCAAGTCTGGCACCCGCTCCCGCAGTCGCTCTCCCGGTTCGGTTGGCGGCGGTCGTCGCTCAGGACGCTCGCGTGAGAATGGCGGTCGCGATGAGAACGGTTCGGTGTCGCGTTACAGTGACCAGGAGCAGCGCAATGGCAGTGGATTGGTGGACTCACCGCCGCCAGTGAAGCGGCGCTACGATGACGAGGATGATGACAGAGATAGGGGATCACgatcatcaccatcaccacCACCACGTGGTCGTGGTTCGCCACCGATGAGACGTCGCGGCGATTCCTCCGTCTCCCGTTCCATGTCCAGAGACTAG
- the LOC127565316 gene encoding probable zinc transporter protein DDB_G0282067, which produces MMREHLKLLLILGLLLTYAAAKKKESSSEEEEEGGEKHEKKKYGDEEHKGEHGHKKHKEWEEDEKKHHEAEDHEHHHGDKGEKKKKHYDEKEEYGEKHEHGAHKKGGKHHHKKKHKKGHKELEYHKKFNKDEYHKEKKFYDDEHKGGHHKKYGKEHKHHEEEHGEAKKGEKHDSGKKKGHKKKEGHYKKGHHDEDHKKYKKEHKYGDSYEEKEEHGKKGEKKHGHKHHKKSGKKHG; this is translated from the coding sequence ATGATGAGGGAACACCTGAAGCTGCTGTTGATCTTGGGCCTGCTGCTGACATACGCGGCGGCCAAGAAGAAGGAGTCCTCttcggaggaggaggaagagggcGGCGAGAAGCAcgagaaaaagaaatatggTGATGAAGAGCATAAGGGCGAACATGGACATAAGAAGCACAAGGAATGGGAGGAGGATGAGAAGAAACATCACGAGGCCGAGGATCACGAACATCATCATGGCGACAAGggcgaaaagaaaaagaaacactACGATGAGAAGGAAGAGTATGGCGAGAAGCACGAGCATGGTGCCCACAAAAAGGGGGGCAAGCATCACCACAAGAAGAAGCACAAGAAGGGTCACAAGGAGTTGGAGTATCACAAGAAATTCAATAAGGATGAGTACCACAAGGAGAAGAAGTTCTACGATGATGAGCATAAGGGCGGACATCACAAGAAGTACGGAAAGGAGCACAAGCATCATGAGGAGGAACATGGCGAGGCGAAGAAGGGCGAGAAGCATGACAGTGGCAAGAAAAAAGGACACAAAAAGAAGGAGGGACACTACAAAAAGGGACATCACGACGAGGATCACAAGAAGTACAAGAAGGAGCACAAATACGGCGACAGTTACGAGGAGAAGGAAGAGCACGGCAAGAAGGGAGAGAAGAAGCACGGTCACAAGCATCACAAGAAGAGTGGCAAGAAGCATGGTTAA
- the LOC117564267 gene encoding nucleolar protein 58 — MFVLYETPAGYAIFKLLDEKKLEQVDNLYLEFETPEKANKLLKLKHFEKFNDTTEALAAATAAVEGKVAKPLKKTLKKLLVDDVQASLLVADAKLGTAIKDKLSVQCVYNTGVQELMRCIRQQADSLLGGLPKREMTAMALGLAHSLSRYKLKFSPDKIDTMIVQAQCLLDDLDKELNNYLMRAREWYGWHFPELGKLITDNIAFVKTIKLVGTRDNMAATDLSDILPEDVEQQVKEAAEISMGTEISDEDVLNIQCLCDEIISINDYRTHLYDYLKARMMAMAPNLTVLVGDTVGARLIAHAGSLINLAKHPSSTVQILGAEKALFRALKTKKDTPKYGLIYHAQLVGQASQKNKGKMSRSLAAKASLATRVDAFGEEATFELGATHKVKLEARLRLLEEGNLRKLSGTGKAKAKFEKYQAKSEVFTYQPEADNTLQVKKRKHSEVETPVKQEEEQEEVAADESEIKTEKKKKKKKKQKDEEAPEPEAAAPAEAEDEAPAQPAKKKKKSKHQE; from the exons ATGTTTGTGTTATACGAAACGCCGGCGGGCTACGCCATTTTCAAATTACTCGACGAAAAAAAACTGGAACAAGTGGACAATTTGTACTTGGAATTCGAGACACCcgaaaaggcaaataaattacTCAAACTCAAGCATTTTGAGAAATTCAATGATACCACAGAAGCGCTGGCAGCGGCCACCGCAGCCGTCGAGGGCAAAGTAGCCAAGCCACTGAagaaaacattgaaaaaactCCTCGTGGATGATGTGCAAGCATCGCTGCTGGTCGCCGATGCCAAACTGGGTACTGCGATCAAGGACAAACTGTCGGTGCAATGTGTCTACAACACTGGTGTGCAGGAGCTGATGCGTTGCATACGCCAGCAGGCGGACAGTCTGCTGGGTGGTCTGCCCAAACGTGAGATGACCGCCATGGCCCTGGGCTTGGCGCATTCGCTGTCACGTTATAAGCTGAAATTTTCACCCGACAAGATCGATACGATGATTGTGCAAGCACAGTGTCTGTTGGATGATCTAGACAAGGAGTTGAACAACTACCTGATGCGAGCACGTGAATGGTACGGTTGGCATTTTCCCGAGTTGGGCAAACTGATTACAGACAACATTGCGTTCGTCAAGACGATTAAACTGGTGGGCACCAGAGATAATATGGCTGCCACCGATTTGTCAGACATATTGCCCGAGGATGTGGAACAGCAAGTGAAGGAGGCGGCTGAGATCTCCATGGGCACAGAGATCAGTGACGAGGATGTACTAAACATACAATGTTTGTGCGATGAAATCATTTCCATCAATGATTATCGCACACATCTGTATGATTACCTCAAGGCACGCATGATGGCCATGGCACCCAATCTCACAGTGCTTGTGGGCGATACTGTTGGCGCCCGGCTCATTGCCCATGCGGGTTCGCTGATCAACTTGGCCAAGCATCCCTCGTCTACTGTACAGATCTTGGGTGCTGAGAAAGCCCTTTTCCGTGCCCTGAAAACCAAGAAGGATACACCCAAGTATGGTTTGATTTACCACGCACAGCTTGTGGGACAGGCGAGTCAAAAGAACAAGGGTAAAATGTCACGTTCGTTGGCAGCGAAAGCATCGCTAGCAACACGTGTGGATGCGTTTGGTGAGGAGGCCACCTTCGAGTTGGGAGCCACACACAAGGTCAAGCTGGAGGCGCGACTGCGGCTACTGGAGGAGGGCAATCTTCGCAAATTGTCGGGCACTGGCAAAGCCAAGGCCAAGTTTGAGAAATATCAGGCCAAGAG TGAAGTGTTTACGTATCAGCCGGAGGCGGATAATACGTTACAGGTGAAGAAACGTAAGCATTCGGAAGTTGAAACGCCCGTCAAGCAAGAGGAGGAGCAAGAGGAAGTTGCTGCCGATGAATCAGAAATCAAAACtgagaagaaaaagaagaagaagaagaagcaaaaggaTGAAGAGGCTCCAGAGCCAGAAGCAGCTGCTCCAGCAGAGGCTGAAGATGAAGCGCCCGCACAGCCTGccaagaaaaagaagaaatcaaAACATCAAGAATAG